AAACTGTGGCTCATTTATTTATGAATATTACTGCAAGGATGCTGGGTCATCTAATTCATAGGAAAAGGACAAATCATGATACAATTTCACTAGATGACTGTTGTAAGGATGTAACCTACAATATTCAGAAAAGCTAATTAGTACCTGTTTTCAAGTTTAAGGTAATTGTCTCTTCAGGGCTTCATTCTCCTTCCTTAGTTTCATTATCTTCTGCTTAAGTGTTTCAACATGACGATTTGATGTTGAATCTCTTTGTTGTTCCTCCAACTTCTTTCTGCTGACCAGCACTGCATGAAACCAGTAAAGAGAGTAAACATACTGATTTTGGCACTCAAGATAGACGGCACAAAAATTTTCAAACtgttgaaattttacaaaaacaAATCTGACCAATCTAAAGCtgagctaagataactttggattAACAGTCCCAGTACCACATGAAGGCCTTATAGATCTATAAGGCAACAGTTGGTTCACAAAATGCAACACAGTCTCGGCACTAGGACAATCTAACAAAACTGTCTCTTTGCATTCTCAGTAATTTTCAACACCCCCATACACGTTTGATACGAAATCTGAATGTTGCATTCAAGTTAAGTACCACAACAGATACACGACCAAACAGTTAAACCCAAAAATTTCAGTCCCGGATTTTAGGTAGATCATCCAAAAGATCATTTCTTAGAGAAATAACTAAATGTTGTGTATTTCAGACAATGACTCACATTAGTTCACAAACCGAACACAATTAAAATGTTCTGTAAAACTGCCAAACCAAGATATGAAAAAGAACGGTTCATGAATCAGGTAGTAGATTTGAGATTCTTATCCACCTTGAGTAACTAATTTTTCTAATTTCAGGGAACAAAATGGACTAAAAACAGAAACTAACTGAGACGAGAAGCATATCAGGGTAAAACTAAAGAATCTGTTAACGGGATAGTTAAAACTCACATTCCTTCTCTGCAATTTGCAGCTTATTATTCAGTGCCTTCTTTTCTTCCTCTTCGAGTAGAAGCCAGTCTTTCAAATCCTGAATTTCTTGATGATCTGACACAAGTTAATCAACAAGCTAACACGAGTTACAAACTTAGTTTATGAAATCTGGCAAGCAAAGTAAACATTCTGTTTAAAGTCCATTGGAACCTCACGTTTTGATTCCATATCTGAGTGAACCCAATCTACCCTCTTTGTGAGGGCTTGAATTTGATTCTTATGTGCAACCAATTCACGGTTTTGTTGATCAATTGTTGCTTCATTTGCTGCTTGTTGATGAAGATAGCTCCTgagatgaaaacaaacgaaaAACCCTTCGATTATAAACAAAGTATTGATATATCAACCTCTGATTTATCGAAAACACACACacgcacacacacacacacagctAAAGATATAGGAGTATCAAACAATCTAGCCATACAAAAACTCACCTAATTTGTGTCTCCCGGTCTTTAATCTTTTTCGTGTATTCTTGCTTCAGCAACTCTACTTCTTTCCTATGCTCCTGCTTGGATTTTCCATCTTCTTCAATAGTTAGGATACTTATAACAATGTACACAATTTTACTGGATATCTCATAAAGTACTTCCACACTCCATCTGTCACAGTAATCTAATGGGAACAGAACCACATAAAACAAGTCTGGAAATCCAAAACCCTGCCAACAAAATATATGAGGTCTGTTTATCACTTTACCTCCAAATTTTGTGATTCTTGCCAATGTAATTGCAAAAATTAGGATAGGCAATCACAGTTTCTTAACCTAAAAAATAATTTGATGAGACTTACATCTTCTTTAACGAGACGTTCATCATTcagcttcttcaattcttcaaccaaACTTTGACATTTTGATCGATTCTCAATCTGATTAGCATCTCGATTTCACTAAACTGAttaataaaagaagaaaaccgaacCGAATTTGGACGGATTTTGAAGTGACAGACAAAAAAAGAGTACctgataaaccaatttgtttaGCGACTCAGTGTATATCTTTGTAAGTCTTTCATTTTCTGTACTCACAAGGAAAACTAGGGTTACAACAAGTAAAAACAGCCAGGGATAAACAAACAAAACTCAGATTTCGTAGATCGGATTACCTGACTGAAGATTAGAACAAGTGAGTTCGAGAGATTCGCGATGTTTGAGCTCTGAATTATAATttgatttcagtaattgaatctcTGTTATACCTTCTTTAAAATCCTGTTCACAACATTCGATTAGaataaaaataaaacgaaaatcaGAGAATCTGAAATGAAATTAAGGTTTTGTTGTGGTGAAACCTCGTAGA
This DNA window, taken from Papaver somniferum cultivar HN1 chromosome 3, ASM357369v1, whole genome shotgun sequence, encodes the following:
- the LOC113362112 gene encoding protein At-4/1-like isoform X1, with translation MGATSNEEMETLAFNFDQIYEDFKEGITEIQLLKSNYNSELKHRESLELTCSNLQSENERLTKIYTESLNKLVYQIENRSKCQSLVEELKKLNDERLVKEDGFGFPDLFYVVLFPLDYCDRWSVEVLYEISSKIVYIVISILTIEEDGKSKQEHRKEVELLKQEYTKKIKDRETQIRSYLHQQAANEATIDQQNRELVAHKNQIQALTKRVDWVHSDMESKHHQEIQDLKDWLLLEEEEKKALNNKLQIAEKELLVSRKKLEEQQRDSTSNRHVETLKQKIMKLRKENEALKRQLP
- the LOC113362112 gene encoding protein At-4/1-like isoform X2, whose product is MGATSNEEMETLAFNFDQIYEDFKEGITEIQLLKSNYNSELKHRESLELTCSNLQSENERLTKIYTESLNKLVYQIENRSKCQSLVEELKKLNDERLVKEDEHRKEVELLKQEYTKKIKDRETQIRSYLHQQAANEATIDQQNRELVAHKNQIQALTKRVDWVHSDMESKHHQEIQDLKDWLLLEEEEKKALNNKLQIAEKELLVSRKKLEEQQRDSTSNRHVETLKQKIMKLRKENEALKRQLP